A window of Lytechinus variegatus isolate NC3 chromosome 15, Lvar_3.0, whole genome shotgun sequence contains these coding sequences:
- the LOC121429321 gene encoding cubilin-like, which produces MANRATCLRLGLFIFLFQRVCSENINNMQTVTPYCDGFLTLHDKEPSYQIQVPNFPFGFGDPGSKCNWYFYAPTGNVIKMEVVDLDIGQNESLTVFDGDRMMGGVGIDIRDYLELDFVSESNSLTIQLESGPVFKGTAVLHVMVLKPKSKSSGVLSANPSQCGGTIDLDQSTSSFEIEVTNQEAGSNPAYCVWQITTPPSTVAMLRFLDVRLDFYDYFMVADSIGNRLAEFSNIRSTPHEVVSGSNQMNCLFDAYEIQSASYVRFEVFYNDTTAEEDAINLLSGGHITLTEDQPSFSFQTNNFSTDLGVYFGSYWFVNGPTGSKLSVEMSDMDTGPGVYLDVRSGMNTPIASLSGSFEVDTLMTLDNTAVIWMYSNWREPGQGVTVNVSISEIFMDSLNTLASCGGSITLDPNHLPSLSFSSPNYGTTIDQYTACYWYFISPPNTRVRIEFLDIETHSGYVHVFDSVNSPVVTVSSIAGEGALPPFHSSRNGVSVLYNDLSDYMNGRGLLAEVSIIDAASPEPDISCGGQLYLNVTQPSSAIKTPWYTTPSAVLASTLCYWYVTCQEDKAVSFEVNDMQTIDATLNVYDAVNALQQDVAIIRGETLPTPFLSSGPGVTIVFADSPSAYPERGFSAVVVISDPFSWDETTVMTSCGGSIDMYSTSTSLTFTSPTYPSLQPTGSFDCRWYISGENGLVFTLEIFDLDTDVTTYVYVFDEDEPVTEISGNNLATTVVGSKNSLLVRFYDSSMTDTARGLKAKVNLNVPPNWDDSSALATCGGGIPLDFDTRTFLSTTPNYPDTNGDHFDCRWYVTSPSDTHISVQFVDFQTDSNSFLSLHDGSAFSDPELYRASGSVFPTEVNATGNAMALRFYSNRATSGRGASIIVTFLGGNPPTSDIRLVGGSGPHEGRVELYHNNIWGTVCDDDWGIEDATVVCRMLGFRTVIAFWSRAYFGPGTGQIWLDDLQCSGDEKHVIDCTHAMPTGTNNCGHSEDSGVTCGEGADVTCDSNSMTVLVDRALLAPGDGATDVFLTDGSCVGYDHDSVKVAISTSFDDCGTTLEETEDTITFSNVITYFEPRSKHGETVTRDAILHIPVTCSFDRHVILGNSYHPQVGVVSFSEIGFGNFSLELARYKDANFAERAEEDERIPLGEPVFFAVNLTAVTDVTVLIESCWATPHPFPFDQAKYHIITDGCAKDPTVVFYDNILDDPMMSAFSLLAFGFIGEYDQVFIHCEVLVCDGSDSSSRCAQGCVSQRAKRTAAIPQVRGSSSQPHTVSNGPISPQRKRRGIDESGHAKSSSGNYSGDMNKMVAMGVSGTLLAAGVMMAYVTFSKGQQRSKGYKSPAKDEDSDSEPLIKA; this is translated from the exons ATGGCTAACCGTGCGACGTGCCTCAGATTGGGTCTATTTATCTTTCTATTTCAACGAG TATGCAGTGAGAACATCAATAACATGCAGACGGTAACACCATATTGTGACGGGTTTCTCACACTGCACGACAAGGAGCCATCATATCAGATACAGGTGCCGAATTTTCCGTTTGGATTCGGTGACCCCGGAAGTAAATGCAACTGGTACTTCTACGCTCCCACTGGtaacgtcatcaaaatggagGTTGTTGACCTCGATATTGGACAAAACGAATCGCTTACGGTCTTTGACGGCGATAGAATGATGGGTGGAGTTGGAATTGATATAAGGGATTATTTGGAACTGGATTTCGTCAGTGAGAGTAATTCCTTGACGATTCAGCTTGAGTCTGGGCCAGTTTTCAAAGGAACAGCGGTCCTCCATGTAATGGTCCTGAAACCAAAATCAA AAAGTTCTGGTGTTTTATCGGCTAACCCCAGCCAATGTGGTGGCACCATAGATCTCGACCAATCAACTTCATCTTTTGAAATTGAGGTGACCAATCAGGAAGCCGGCAGTAACCCCGCCTACTGTGTCTGGCAAATAACCACGCCCCCGTCTACAGTAGCCATGCTCCGCTTTCTCGACGTGCGTCTCGATTTCTACGATTACTTCATGGTTGCCGACTCGATAGGAAACCGGCTGGCCGAATTCTCCAATATCCGGTCTACTCCTCACGAAGTAGTGTCGGGTTCCAACCAAATGAACTGTCTCTTTGATGCCTATGAAATCCAGTCTGCCTCGTATGTACGATTTGAGGTCTTCTACAATG ATACTACGGCTGAAGAAGATGCCATCAACCTCTTAAGCGGAGGTCACATAACCCTCACCGAAGACCAACCAAGCTTTTCCTTTCAGACGAACAACTTCTCCACCGATTTGGGCGTCTATTTCGGAAGCTACTGGTTCGTCAACGGCCCAACCGGATCCAAATTATCCGTCGAGATGTCGGACATGGATACCGGGCCCGGTGTCTACCTAGACGTTCGGAGCGGAATGAACACACCGATTGCCAGTCTATCCGGGAGTTTTGAAGTGGATACGCTAATGACGTTGGACAACACAGCGGTTATTTGGATGTATTCGAATTGGCGGGAACCGGGCCAAGGAGTGACTGTGAATGTGAGCATATCAG AGATATTTATGGATTCATTGAACACCCTCGCATCGTGCGGAGGATCCATAACCCTCGATCCGAATCATTTACCGTCACTTTCGTTCTCATCTCCAAACTATGGTACAACGATCGACCAGTACACCGCATGCTACTGGTACTTCATCAGTCCCCCAAACACCCGAGTGCGGATCGAGTTTCTTGACATCGAGACGCATAGCGGATACGTACATGTCTTTGATAGTGTCAACAGCCCAGTTGTAACGGTATCAAGCATCGCCGGTGAGGGCGCTTTACCCCCTTTTCATTCCTCTAGAAACGGAGTCTCTGTCCTGTACAATGACTTGTCTGATTACATGAACGGCCGTGGACTCTTGGCGGAAGTCAGTATCATTGACG cgGCCAGTCCTGAACCAGATATTTCTTGTGGCGGTCAACTCTATTTAAATGTCACCCAACCATCTTCTGCCATTAAGACCCCATGGTATACCACGCCCTCTGCGGTCCTTGCCTCAACACTCTGTTACTGGTACGTAACGTGTCAAGAGGATAAAGCAGTTTCCTTTGAAGTCAACGATATGCAGACCATTGACGCCACTCTGAACGTGTACGACGCCGTGAACGCTTTGCAGCAGGATGTGGCCATTATCAGAGGGGAGACCCTTCCGACACCGTTCCTGTCATCTGGACCGGGTGTGACTATCGTGTTTGCAGACTCTCCATCTGCCTACCCGGAGCGTGGGTTTTCGGCAGTAGTCGTAATATCAG ATCCGTTCTCTTGGGATGAAACGACCGTCATGACGTCGTGTGGTGGAAGCATAGACATGTATTCTACTTCAACAAGTCTGACCTTTACCTCGCCGACTTACCCAAGCCTTCAACCGACCGGAAGTTTCGACTGCAGATGGTATATCAGCGGAGAAAATGGCTTGGTGTTCACGTTGGAAATCTTCGATCTCGACACGGATGTGACAACATACGTGTACGTCTTCGACGAGGACGAACCTGTTACCGAGATATCAGGCAACAACCTTGCAACAACGGTCGTTGGGTCTAAGAACTCCCTCCTTGTGAGATTCTATGACTCATCCATGACTGATACAGCACGAGGGCTGAAGGCAAAGGTCAATCTCAATG TTCCTCCAAACTGGGACGACTCTTCTGCACTAGCTACCTGTGGGGGTGGGATTCCTTTAGATTTCGATACACGAACCTTCCTCTCTACAACACCTAACTACCCAGACACAAACGGGGATCACTTTGACTGCCGATGGTACGTGACGAGTCCTTCAGATACACACATCTCTGTCCAGTTTGTTGATTTCCAAACGGATTCGAACTCGTTCCTCTCCCTTCACGACGGAAGTGCTTTTTCTGACCCGGAACTGTATCGTGCGTCTGGGTCTGTCTTTCCGACAGAGGTAAACGCCACCGGAAACGCAATGGCTCTCCGTTTTTACTCGAATCGGGCTACAAGTGGTAGAGGCGCTTCCATTATCGTTACATTTTTGGGAG GGAATCCGCCTACCAGTGACATCCGTTTGGTAGGTGGCAGTGGGCCTCATGAAGGGCGTGTCGAACTCTATCATAACAACATCTGGGGTACGGTCTGCGATGATGACTGGGGCATAGAGGACGCCACAGTTGTCTGTAG GATGTTGGGGTTCAGGACCGTGATTGCGTTCTGGTCCAGGGCTTACTTTGGACCAGGAACAGGACAGATATGGCTGGATGATCTTCAGTGTAGCGGAGACGAGAAGCATGTAATTGATTGCACTCACGCCATGCCAACCGGTACGAACAACTGCGGTCATTCGGAGGACTCCGGCGTTACGTGTGGAGAAG GTGCTGATGTCACGTGTGACAGCAATTCGATGACGGTCCTCGTCGATCGCGCTCTCCTGGCGCCGGGCGATGGTGCGACCGACGTCTTTCTCACCGATGGTTCCTGCGTTGGTTACGATCACGACAGTGTAAAAGTTGCGATTTCGACGTCGTTCGATGACTGTGGTACTACATTGGAG GAAACAGAAGACACCATTACCTTCTCCAACGTCATCACCTACTTCGAACCAAGATCCAAACATGGCGAGACGGTCACACGAGACGCTATCCTACACATACCGGTCACGTGTTCTTTCGATCGGCACGTCATCCTTGGCAACAGTTACCATCCGCAAGTCGGCGTGGTCTCTTTCTCCGAAATCGGATTTGGCAATTTCTCTTTGGAGCTCGCGCGGTACAAGGATGCCAACTTCGCTGAACGGGCGGAAGAGGATGAGAGGATACCACTCGGTGAACCGGTGTTCTTCGCGGTCAATCTGACCGCGGTAACTGACGTGACGGTGCTGATCGAGTCCTGCTGGGCCACGCCGCATCCTTTCCCCTTTGACCAGGCGAAATATCATATCATCACCGATGG ATGTGCTAAAGATCCAACGGTCGTGTTCTATGATAACATCTTAGATGACCCGATGATGTCTGCCTTCTCTCTACTGGCTTTCGGTTTTATCGGAGAATATGACCAG GTGTTCATACACTGTGAGGTGCTAGTGTGTGACGGCAGTGATTCCTCTTCGCGCTGTGCCCAAGGCTGTGTGAGTCAAAGAGCAAAGAGAACGGCGGCTATCCCGCAGGTTCGGGGTTCGAGCTCCCAGCCCCACACCGTCTCAAACGGTCCCATCTCCCCTCAGCGGAAACGGAGGGGGATAGATGAATCCGGGCATGCAAAGTCATCGTCAG